Proteins from a single region of Bdellovibrio bacteriovorus HD100:
- a CDS encoding methylated-DNA--[protein]-cysteine S-methyltransferase yields the protein MNQLQWKMNSPLGDLYMVASEMGLQSLYWGKTAGIPLAPSLTGKDGALKILKQTEAELTEYFKGQRQDFDVPLDVAGTEFQESVWRQLKKIPYGKTVSYTDIARRIKNEKAVRAVGTANGKNPICIIIPCHRVIAAGGGLGGYSGGLDRKRKLLNLEQSGGTPNTPAAKV from the coding sequence ATGAATCAGCTTCAGTGGAAAATGAATTCCCCGTTAGGAGACCTGTACATGGTCGCCTCTGAAATGGGCCTGCAGTCCCTGTATTGGGGAAAGACCGCGGGGATTCCGTTGGCCCCTTCCCTTACTGGGAAAGACGGCGCCCTTAAGATTCTTAAGCAAACCGAAGCCGAACTTACGGAATATTTTAAAGGCCAGCGCCAGGATTTCGATGTCCCATTGGATGTTGCCGGGACAGAGTTTCAAGAATCCGTCTGGCGGCAGCTTAAAAAGATTCCCTATGGCAAGACGGTGTCCTACACCGACATCGCCCGCCGGATTAAAAATGAAAAGGCCGTGCGCGCCGTGGGAACCGCCAACGGAAAGAATCCGATTTGTATTATTATACCCTGCCATCGCGTGATTGCTGCCGGCGGAGGCCTCGGAGGATACTCCGGAGGCCTGGACAGAAAAAGGAAGCTGCTGAATTTAGAGCAAAGCGGCGGCACGCCTAATACACCGGCTGCAAAAGTTTAG
- a CDS encoding AlkA N-terminal domain-containing protein, whose product MKKDDVFYNAMLARDPRFDGKFFVGVKTTGIYCRPICPAKPKRENVEFFSNHLAAEKAGYRPCLRCRPESAPQSPAWIGKSALVRRAIRMIDKIETLEFNDNDFADLFGVSARHLRRLFIEEVGKTPKQLSFENRLNLSRQLITETALPVTEVAFAAGFNSIRRFNDAFKERFKKSPSEIRRKPVKDKSTLTIRLSYRPPFDFTGLLHFYRSHAVGQLEWFEEGLMHRIIEVNGKVGQITLSDLPDESCIKLEIDFPDTTALHTIISRVRSLLDLDSDPVIIANVLETDKDMKALLKKHPGIRLPSSWDPFEVVVAAILGQVVSVERGRALVNDLIDLAGSDSGLLRDGKSVRLFPTPAQVIKADLKSLKTTTRRKETLVALSKALINGDLSLEPAQDVDSFVEKILGIPGIGPWTASYMALKALRHTDAFPATDLIIARAIAEHPKTKFESFSPWRGYVAALLWREYSQVLKKTGRKK is encoded by the coding sequence ATGAAAAAGGACGACGTCTTTTATAATGCCATGCTAGCCCGGGATCCTCGTTTTGACGGCAAGTTCTTTGTCGGCGTCAAAACCACGGGCATCTATTGTCGCCCCATCTGCCCCGCCAAACCCAAACGTGAAAACGTCGAATTCTTTTCCAATCATCTGGCGGCCGAAAAGGCCGGCTATCGTCCTTGCTTGCGCTGCCGACCAGAAAGCGCCCCACAGTCACCGGCGTGGATTGGGAAGTCTGCCTTGGTCCGCCGTGCGATCAGGATGATCGATAAAATTGAAACATTGGAATTCAATGATAATGATTTTGCTGATCTGTTTGGCGTGAGCGCCCGTCACCTGCGCAGATTGTTTATAGAAGAAGTAGGAAAGACCCCAAAACAGCTGTCCTTTGAAAACCGTCTGAATCTTTCTCGACAACTGATCACCGAGACAGCGTTGCCTGTCACCGAGGTCGCCTTTGCGGCCGGCTTTAACTCCATTCGCAGATTCAATGATGCCTTCAAAGAACGTTTTAAGAAAAGCCCCTCCGAGATCCGCCGAAAGCCTGTTAAAGACAAATCGACTTTAACCATCCGGCTTTCTTACCGCCCCCCTTTTGATTTCACCGGACTGCTGCACTTTTATCGTTCCCACGCGGTGGGACAGCTGGAGTGGTTTGAAGAAGGCCTTATGCACAGAATTATTGAGGTGAACGGCAAAGTGGGACAGATCACTTTGAGCGATCTGCCTGATGAATCGTGCATAAAGCTAGAGATCGATTTCCCCGATACAACAGCCTTGCACACCATCATATCCCGCGTGCGCAGTCTGCTGGATCTGGATTCAGATCCGGTGATTATCGCAAACGTGCTTGAAACCGACAAAGACATGAAGGCCTTGCTGAAAAAACATCCGGGCATCCGGCTGCCTTCATCCTGGGATCCGTTTGAAGTGGTTGTCGCCGCCATTCTGGGTCAGGTCGTGAGTGTTGAACGGGGTCGCGCACTGGTGAATGATTTGATCGATCTTGCAGGCAGCGACTCAGGACTTTTGCGCGATGGAAAATCGGTGCGCCTGTTCCCAACTCCTGCGCAGGTGATTAAAGCTGATCTGAAAAGCTTAAAAACCACCACCCGACGCAAAGAGACTCTGGTGGCCCTTTCCAAGGCGCTGATCAACGGCGACCTTTCGCTGGAACCAGCCCAGGATGTGGATAGTTTCGTGGAAAAGATACTTGGCATTCCCGGGATTGGCCCGTGGACAGCCAGTTACATGGCATTGAAGGCTCTTCGTCACACCGATGCCTTCCCCGCGACAGATTTGATTATTGCTCGTGCGATTGCCGAACATCCCAAGACCAAGTTTGAAAGCTTCAGCCCATGGCGCGGCTATGTCGCCGCCTTGTTGTGGCGGGAGTATTCCCAAGTCTTGAAGAAAACCGGGAGAAAGAAATGA
- a CDS encoding GIY-YIG nuclease family protein — translation MDLQTTGAKPGAADILEVAWSLSGHSEVHSVLSAQAEDRPVPRRILALTGIASEELESATPLSDIFDRLYQDIQDRPAVIHFAQFERPFLTAAFETFKRSEFPIICTHEIAKRLFPNLPARGIKGLAGYFGHSSGEFKRGASHVEATKIIWQHLVKELEAKGILTFVDMQTWLSTEAPKKRTKYEYPMAKEKRLNLPKVPGVYRYVSQWGEILYVGKATSLHDRVNSYFRGQKGRDSFKLEMLTQAYDLIVTECRTPLESALLETDEIKKYNPRYNISLKAGERGLVFFSHDFTSMSPEQDDQHSIGPFTNALVFDSILKLNESLLSEDQTFNPEMFFEPLDADLLKSGFALFCERLGKSPDVFKSLRSIFAQGLVFVKNAPDEEEDTELAMEEESETSVAASDTAEDIEIELTAEDIADKFERHFKRAAQAYLRARRMTKLLNCDIEYSLSAKGKKFQLYLRGGHPINEPAPQERSTWSGHSVETYDRMAVLLTELERVRSKKGQVSIRF, via the coding sequence TTGGACTTACAAACCACGGGGGCCAAACCCGGTGCCGCTGATATTCTAGAGGTGGCCTGGTCGCTGTCAGGCCACTCCGAGGTTCACAGTGTGCTGTCAGCCCAGGCCGAAGACCGCCCCGTACCTCGTCGCATTCTGGCTCTGACGGGAATTGCCTCTGAAGAACTGGAAAGCGCAACTCCACTATCTGACATCTTCGATCGCCTTTATCAGGATATTCAGGATCGTCCGGCGGTGATTCACTTTGCCCAGTTTGAAAGACCTTTTCTGACGGCCGCCTTTGAAACTTTTAAGCGCAGTGAATTCCCCATCATCTGCACACATGAAATTGCCAAAAGACTTTTCCCCAACCTGCCTGCACGGGGAATCAAGGGACTGGCCGGATACTTTGGACACTCTTCAGGTGAATTCAAGCGCGGCGCCAGTCACGTGGAAGCCACTAAGATCATCTGGCAGCACTTGGTGAAAGAACTTGAAGCCAAGGGCATTTTGACCTTTGTGGATATGCAGACCTGGCTATCCACCGAGGCTCCAAAGAAGCGCACCAAGTATGAGTATCCAATGGCCAAGGAAAAACGCCTGAACCTGCCGAAGGTGCCGGGTGTTTATCGCTATGTCTCGCAATGGGGTGAAATTCTTTACGTCGGTAAAGCCACCTCCCTGCATGATCGGGTGAATAGTTATTTCCGAGGGCAAAAAGGCCGTGACTCTTTCAAACTGGAGATGTTGACCCAAGCCTATGACCTGATTGTGACAGAATGCCGGACTCCGCTGGAGTCGGCTCTGCTTGAAACCGACGAGATCAAAAAATACAACCCTCGCTACAACATCAGCTTGAAAGCCGGAGAACGCGGTTTGGTGTTCTTTAGCCACGACTTCACCTCGATGAGTCCGGAACAAGATGACCAGCACAGCATCGGTCCTTTTACGAATGCTTTGGTCTTTGATTCCATCCTGAAGCTGAATGAATCATTGCTTTCAGAAGATCAGACCTTCAATCCAGAAATGTTCTTTGAACCTTTGGATGCGGATCTTTTGAAATCCGGATTTGCTCTTTTCTGCGAGCGCCTGGGAAAAAGCCCGGACGTGTTTAAGTCTTTAAGATCCATTTTTGCGCAAGGTTTGGTCTTTGTGAAAAATGCTCCGGACGAGGAAGAGGACACCGAGCTTGCGATGGAAGAGGAATCGGAAACTTCCGTGGCTGCCAGTGACACAGCTGAAGATATCGAAATTGAACTTACTGCCGAAGACATCGCCGATAAATTTGAACGTCATTTTAAGCGGGCAGCCCAGGCCTATTTGCGCGCCCGTCGTATGACGAAGCTTTTAAACTGCGACATTGAGTATTCCCTTAGCGCCAAAGGAAAGAAGTTCCAGCTTTACTTGCGTGGTGGGCACCCCATCAACGAGCCCGCCCCCCAAGAGCGCAGCACCTGGAGCGGGCATTCGGTGGAGACCTATGACCGGATGGCCGTGCTGCTGACCGAACTGGAACGAGTCCGCAGCAAAAAGGGCCAGGTTTCAATTCGCTTTTAA
- a CDS encoding ATP-dependent DNA helicase, whose translation MRKVSLDVRQFALPCPRRGSIELHSGYGAPPMSGQEIHMAIQRRRQREFDDYTPEKKMSWVFEAGPYEFHISGRADGITENPVQIEEIKTAFDVEELWRKLRSDDNHPYIWQLRTYGYFHYKETGRIPFLNLHLVSSRNFKSMDLRVELDIAHYELWLALRLDELVEETKVKEKLFKARQKMAEEMSFPFATPRPGQRELIEGIEAQVADEHPLLVQAPTGLGKTVGVLYPNLKDSLSRGQKTVYVTPKNSQHIVAEEAVEKLQEQGSKIRSLTLTAKSKMCLKAETLCNPGYCEFARDYYTKLAEHDLVNKLSKKRKLTQEKLVEMGKEFEVCPFELSVEAIERADVVIGDYNYAFAPRSLLGRLSEPLLEAGEKPNLVIDEAHNLPSRAQDYFSPSLSVQELDILEGDFTKLPPTFSLQAGSLIRKAKSLIQEYGEDGGSRKVDIDIEPFLEHERSIRALTTEYLDSDTEIITRDPMLRLMNLWSEFIAALEYRGPEFFTTYQNSRFTEMLKVTCCDASEQLKIAYKQFKNVVAFSATLKPFTYYQELLGFDLEKSKTLEFQSPFKPENRQLMIIPQISTKLSDRVVSSGKVAEVISRVTRVKAGNYIALFPSFEFLAQVEKQLQVPHLRVLRQERDMKQLDVQIYLEELKAANEPILLLGVQGGVFSEGVDFPGDMLIGAFVIGPALPSFDFEREQIRTYFDGRYGKENGFNYTYVYPAMAKAIQSAGRVIRSETDKGVIILMDSRFLNPVYAEAMPQGWFKESPRELVSQKILADLETFWKNSDTPCS comes from the coding sequence GTGAGAAAAGTGTCCTTGGATGTCCGACAATTTGCCCTGCCCTGCCCTCGACGCGGAAGTATCGAGCTGCATTCCGGCTATGGCGCCCCTCCGATGAGCGGGCAGGAAATCCATATGGCCATCCAACGCCGCCGTCAGCGCGAGTTTGATGACTATACTCCGGAAAAGAAAATGAGCTGGGTCTTCGAGGCCGGGCCTTATGAATTTCACATTTCCGGGCGTGCCGACGGTATCACTGAAAACCCTGTGCAAATTGAAGAAATCAAAACGGCCTTTGATGTCGAGGAACTTTGGCGCAAGCTTCGTTCGGACGACAATCATCCCTATATCTGGCAGCTGCGCACATACGGATATTTCCACTATAAAGAAACCGGGCGCATTCCGTTTTTGAATCTGCATCTGGTGTCTTCACGCAATTTCAAATCCATGGACCTGCGCGTGGAGCTGGACATCGCCCACTATGAACTGTGGCTGGCACTGCGTCTGGATGAACTGGTTGAAGAAACCAAGGTCAAAGAAAAGCTTTTCAAAGCCCGGCAGAAAATGGCGGAGGAAATGTCCTTCCCGTTTGCAACTCCACGTCCCGGTCAGCGTGAACTGATCGAAGGCATTGAAGCCCAGGTGGCCGATGAACATCCTTTGCTGGTGCAGGCTCCGACGGGCCTGGGAAAAACCGTGGGTGTGCTTTATCCCAACTTGAAAGACTCTTTGTCCCGCGGGCAAAAAACCGTGTATGTGACACCCAAGAACTCCCAGCACATTGTCGCGGAAGAAGCGGTGGAAAAGCTGCAGGAACAAGGCAGCAAGATCCGCTCTTTGACCCTGACCGCAAAAAGCAAAATGTGCCTGAAGGCCGAAACCCTGTGCAATCCGGGTTATTGTGAGTTTGCGCGCGACTACTACACCAAGCTTGCCGAACATGATCTGGTGAACAAACTTTCCAAGAAGCGCAAACTGACTCAGGAAAAGCTTGTCGAAATGGGCAAAGAGTTCGAAGTCTGCCCGTTTGAACTTTCCGTTGAAGCCATTGAGCGCGCTGATGTTGTCATTGGTGATTACAACTATGCCTTCGCCCCGCGCAGTCTGTTGGGCCGTCTTTCGGAACCGTTACTGGAAGCCGGTGAAAAACCCAATCTGGTGATTGATGAGGCCCACAATCTGCCCAGCCGGGCACAGGATTATTTCTCGCCGTCATTGAGTGTTCAGGAACTGGATATTCTGGAAGGCGACTTCACCAAACTGCCGCCGACGTTTTCTTTGCAGGCCGGGTCCCTGATCCGCAAAGCCAAGTCGCTCATACAAGAGTATGGCGAGGACGGCGGCTCCCGCAAGGTCGACATTGATATTGAACCTTTTCTGGAACATGAGCGTTCAATTCGCGCCCTGACCACGGAATATCTGGACAGCGACACCGAAATCATCACCCGCGACCCGATGTTGCGCCTGATGAATCTGTGGAGTGAATTCATCGCCGCCCTGGAATACCGGGGGCCGGAGTTTTTTACCACCTATCAAAACAGCCGCTTCACGGAAATGCTGAAGGTCACCTGCTGTGATGCTTCAGAACAACTGAAGATCGCCTACAAACAATTCAAAAATGTCGTGGCATTTTCAGCGACGCTGAAACCCTTCACTTACTATCAGGAGCTTCTGGGGTTTGATCTGGAAAAATCCAAAACTTTGGAATTCCAGTCGCCTTTTAAACCCGAGAACCGTCAGCTGATGATCATCCCGCAGATTTCCACCAAGCTCAGCGACCGCGTGGTCAGCTCTGGCAAAGTGGCCGAGGTCATTTCCCGGGTGACACGCGTGAAAGCAGGCAATTACATTGCCCTGTTCCCAAGTTTTGAGTTTCTGGCGCAAGTGGAAAAACAGCTTCAAGTGCCACATCTGCGTGTGCTTCGCCAAGAGCGCGACATGAAACAACTGGATGTGCAGATTTATCTGGAAGAACTGAAAGCCGCCAACGAGCCGATTTTACTTTTGGGCGTGCAAGGTGGCGTCTTTTCAGAAGGGGTCGACTTCCCGGGCGACATGCTGATCGGGGCCTTTGTCATTGGACCGGCATTGCCAAGCTTTGATTTTGAACGCGAACAGATTCGCACTTACTTTGACGGCCGCTATGGCAAAGAAAACGGCTTTAACTACACCTATGTGTATCCGGCCATGGCCAAAGCCATTCAGTCAGCAGGCCGGGTGATCAGATCTGAAACCGACAAGGGTGTGATCATCCTGATGGATAGCCGGTTCTTGAATCCGGTTTATGCTGAAGCCATGCCGCAGGGCTGGTTCAAAGAAAGCCCACGCGAACTGGTGTCGCAAAAAATTCTGGCTGATCTTGAAACATTCTGGAAAAACAGCGATACACCATGCTCTTAA
- a CDS encoding substrate-binding periplasmic protein produces the protein MKFTLFLLLFSFSAWAKPVEVHVGGYEFPPYVINSGGHYEGLTLDFIALLNKKQSKYKFTFVPTTSTRRYHDMKSGRYQIIAFESKSWGWSNEQVDTTKIFRFGAEVFVANKERAKDQSFFNELKGKTIKGMQGYHYGFLGLSTSNKALKGFNVEFTNTPDGNIRSVVMKRADIAVIAKEYLDIYLSKHPDDRDKILVSKKPDQIYELGVLLSREKSPISTGEMNRLIDMVMNDGSWPALLKSKGISESKL, from the coding sequence GTGAAATTCACTTTATTTCTGCTTCTTTTCAGCTTTTCCGCATGGGCAAAACCTGTGGAAGTCCATGTCGGTGGATATGAATTTCCACCCTATGTGATCAACTCCGGCGGCCACTATGAAGGCCTGACGCTGGATTTTATCGCATTACTAAACAAAAAACAGAGCAAATATAAATTCACCTTTGTCCCGACGACGTCCACCCGAAGATACCATGATATGAAATCCGGGCGATATCAAATCATTGCGTTTGAAAGCAAATCCTGGGGTTGGAGCAACGAACAGGTCGACACCACCAAGATCTTCCGTTTTGGCGCCGAGGTCTTTGTCGCCAACAAAGAGCGCGCCAAAGATCAAAGCTTCTTCAATGAACTTAAAGGCAAAACGATCAAGGGAATGCAAGGCTATCACTATGGTTTCCTGGGGCTGTCCACCAGCAACAAGGCCCTGAAAGGTTTCAACGTTGAGTTCACCAACACTCCTGACGGAAACATCCGCTCGGTCGTGATGAAACGCGCGGACATTGCCGTGATTGCCAAAGAGTATCTGGATATTTACCTGAGCAAACATCCCGACGATCGCGATAAGATTCTGGTCTCTAAAAAGCCAGACCAGATTTACGAACTGGGAGTTCTGCTGAGCAGGGAAAAAAGCCCCATTTCAACCGGAGAAATGAACCGGTTGATTGATATGGTGATGAACGATGGCTCCTGGCCCGCCCTGCTGAAAAGCAAGGGCATCAGTGAATCCAAGCTTTAG
- a CDS encoding peptidylprolyl isomerase: MKIRASHILVKHQYEAEDILRALKSGKTFEELAQRYSQCPSARVGGDLGVFAEGRMDEVFEEAAFALKVNETTLHPVRTRFGYHIIRRTE; encoded by the coding sequence ATGAAAATCAGAGCCAGCCATATTTTGGTAAAACATCAGTATGAGGCGGAAGACATTTTGCGTGCGCTGAAAAGTGGAAAGACTTTTGAAGAACTGGCGCAAAGGTATTCCCAGTGCCCTTCGGCCCGTGTCGGCGGGGATTTGGGTGTTTTTGCCGAAGGCCGTATGGACGAGGTTTTCGAGGAGGCCGCCTTTGCCCTGAAGGTGAATGAGACAACATTACACCCGGTGCGCACACGTTTTGGCTATCACATCATCCGAAGAACGGAGTAG
- a CDS encoding Na+/H+ antiporter NhaC family protein: protein MRPFLPLLTFIAVFLGSGFYYLWQGVDFAFYQLPSPVATLPAVILAFFLMKGTFDRKLTTFMQGLGDYNVLTMCMIYLLAGAFGSVVKAIGGVDATIYWGLKVIPESLMVPGFFFLAALISTAIGTSMGTISALGPIALGLSSAGGLDKTLVFGALVGGAMFGDNLSFISDTTIAATRSQGASMRDKFRVNFAISLPAAILTMILLYFTVKSGAAVPVASGELYKALPYAVVLILALLGLNVFLVLMLGIVLAGALGLFFADYTVLRLGQDIYAGFKDMQEIFLLSMVMGGLGQMMKEQGGIQTLKSWLKKLQFRSARLEKMWPEFSIALSVSLANFAVANNTVAIIITGDLAREVAKTEGVPPARSASILDIYSCVVQGVIPYGAQILLASQMAKISPLGLAGSVQYCYFLGLVTIVSMVWRTLRR, encoded by the coding sequence ATGAGACCCTTTCTTCCACTGCTGACTTTTATTGCGGTATTTTTGGGGAGTGGATTTTATTATTTGTGGCAGGGTGTGGATTTCGCCTTCTATCAATTACCGTCTCCAGTGGCGACTTTGCCTGCGGTGATTCTGGCTTTCTTCCTTATGAAGGGAACCTTTGACCGGAAGTTGACAACTTTCATGCAGGGGCTGGGGGACTATAATGTCCTTACCATGTGCATGATCTATCTGCTGGCCGGAGCTTTTGGCTCGGTGGTGAAGGCCATTGGCGGTGTGGATGCCACGATATACTGGGGACTCAAAGTGATTCCCGAAAGCCTGATGGTTCCCGGCTTCTTTTTCCTGGCAGCGTTGATTTCGACTGCGATCGGAACTTCAATGGGAACTATTTCCGCACTGGGGCCGATTGCGTTGGGGCTTTCCTCTGCGGGGGGATTGGACAAGACTCTGGTGTTCGGCGCGCTTGTCGGCGGCGCCATGTTCGGGGATAACCTGTCCTTTATTTCCGACACCACAATTGCGGCCACGCGCTCCCAGGGGGCCTCGATGCGTGACAAGTTCCGTGTGAACTTCGCCATCAGTTTGCCGGCGGCCATTCTGACAATGATTCTTCTTTATTTCACGGTGAAGTCAGGTGCGGCTGTGCCGGTGGCTTCCGGCGAACTTTACAAAGCTCTGCCGTATGCGGTGGTGCTGATTCTGGCTTTGTTGGGTCTGAATGTATTTTTGGTTCTGATGCTGGGGATCGTCCTGGCGGGAGCGTTGGGATTGTTCTTTGCTGACTACACGGTCCTGCGCCTGGGGCAGGACATCTATGCAGGCTTTAAGGACATGCAGGAGATCTTCCTGCTTTCCATGGTTATGGGCGGCTTGGGTCAGATGATGAAGGAGCAGGGGGGGATTCAGACTCTGAAGTCCTGGCTTAAAAAGTTGCAGTTCCGCAGTGCCCGCTTGGAAAAAATGTGGCCGGAGTTCAGCATTGCCCTGTCGGTGTCCCTTGCTAACTTTGCCGTCGCGAACAACACGGTGGCCATCATCATCACCGGCGATCTGGCTCGTGAGGTGGCTAAGACCGAAGGGGTCCCACCGGCCCGCAGTGCCAGTATTCTGGATATCTATTCCTGTGTAGTGCAGGGGGTGATTCCTTATGGCGCCCAGATTCTGTTGGCAAGTCAGATGGCAAAGATTTCTCCACTGGGGTTGGCCGGAAGTGTGCAGTATTGTTACTTCCTGGGTCTGGTGACTATAGTCTCGATGGTATGGAGAACCTTGCGTCGGTAA
- a CDS encoding transporter, with translation MMFFRSLTVVLCVLSVCAVTSAEVVKDNSFLIEEAYNQEAGVVQFIQSYQYIDPAHEWTYNFTNEIPITDETHQFSYVIPVMKLNGVEEETQVGDVLLNYRYQLLNTDLVAIAPRFTLILPTGDYKKGFGNGVAGFQFNQAVSLTLSEKWTNHWNAGFTYTPDAKNSDGDTASVFGFNFGTSVVYNVTPKTNLLCEFAFNNAESVVAQDTKANESTYYIVPGIRTAFDVGQETEVVPGIGALLGLGPSAVEHERGVFVYLSIESKLW, from the coding sequence ATGATGTTCTTTAGAAGTCTCACTGTTGTGCTGTGTGTGTTGTCTGTGTGTGCGGTGACATCCGCCGAAGTTGTCAAAGACAATTCCTTTTTGATTGAAGAGGCCTACAACCAGGAGGCCGGGGTTGTTCAATTCATCCAGTCATATCAGTACATTGATCCAGCCCATGAATGGACCTATAACTTCACAAATGAGATTCCAATAACCGATGAAACTCATCAGTTTTCCTATGTGATCCCTGTGATGAAGCTGAACGGTGTTGAAGAGGAAACCCAGGTGGGTGACGTGCTCTTGAACTATCGTTATCAGTTACTCAACACTGACCTTGTCGCCATCGCTCCTCGCTTTACCCTGATTTTGCCGACCGGGGATTATAAAAAAGGTTTTGGTAACGGCGTGGCGGGTTTTCAATTCAATCAGGCGGTGTCTCTGACTCTGAGTGAAAAGTGGACCAACCATTGGAATGCCGGATTTACTTATACTCCGGATGCAAAAAATTCGGATGGGGACACGGCTTCTGTATTCGGATTTAACTTCGGCACCAGTGTTGTTTACAATGTGACCCCGAAAACGAATCTTTTGTGTGAATTTGCCTTTAATAATGCCGAGTCTGTGGTGGCTCAGGACACCAAGGCCAACGAGTCCACCTATTACATCGTTCCTGGGATACGTACGGCCTTTGATGTAGGTCAGGAAACGGAAGTGGTTCCGGGCATTGGTGCACTGCTGGGGTTGGGTCCGTCAGCGGTAGAACATGAACGGGGTGTCTTCGTTTATCTCTCTATCGAATCCAAGCTTTGGTAG
- a CDS encoding HAMP domain-containing methyl-accepting chemotaxis protein encodes MSWTLRKRLLFLCGGFIVVLVGVAVLSYVNSTTLMNQFDNVAKVQLPAVRNMTLADMMHDGLRSVVLASLLAAESNEADNLKAIAQETEEKAGDFQRYLQALEELPLNEGTRRAIAETKPEMERYIGQTRKIVGLASTQGYRAALSELEDFNKSFKVLEEKMEALGGLIEKDAEAAHQSGAGLRTLNVVVAGLGVLFCLAGGMLVTQSLVSRMTRFAANIESSGDSLDETSAHLNRASQDLAQGATQSAASLEETVASLEELSGMVKLNSESAKTASALSAESFAASKAGAESVQKLIASMETLKESSAAIRDVSQVIDDIAFQTNLLALNASVEAARAGEMGKGFAVVADAVRGLAQRSADSAKGISKMIEESVSRIHDGSKAAAESGEQLQKFLDSAKKVLEINNEIAGASHEQSRGITLISEAMNRLDQASQKNAQVAQEVAQTSDQMSQMSHGMQGLVSELKSLVGK; translated from the coding sequence ATGAGCTGGACTTTAAGAAAAAGACTGTTGTTCCTGTGTGGGGGATTCATCGTTGTTCTGGTGGGAGTGGCGGTTCTTTCCTATGTGAATTCCACCACCTTGATGAATCAGTTTGATAATGTTGCTAAAGTTCAGCTGCCGGCGGTTCGTAACATGACTCTGGCGGATATGATGCATGACGGTCTGCGATCCGTTGTGCTGGCATCCTTATTGGCGGCTGAAAGTAACGAAGCAGACAATCTCAAGGCGATTGCGCAAGAGACAGAGGAAAAAGCAGGTGACTTCCAACGGTATCTGCAGGCTTTGGAAGAATTGCCGTTGAACGAAGGCACTCGTCGAGCCATTGCCGAAACCAAGCCCGAAATGGAAAGGTATATTGGGCAGACCCGAAAGATTGTGGGTCTTGCCAGCACCCAGGGGTATCGGGCGGCCTTAAGCGAGCTTGAAGATTTCAACAAGAGCTTTAAGGTGCTTGAGGAAAAAATGGAAGCGCTGGGGGGGCTGATAGAAAAGGATGCCGAAGCGGCCCATCAATCGGGAGCGGGTTTGAGAACCTTGAATGTGGTGGTGGCAGGTCTTGGTGTTTTGTTCTGTTTGGCGGGTGGAATGCTTGTGACCCAGAGTCTGGTAAGTCGAATGACCCGGTTTGCGGCCAATATCGAAAGTTCGGGAGATTCACTGGATGAAACCAGTGCTCATTTGAATCGTGCCAGTCAGGATTTGGCGCAAGGTGCGACCCAGTCCGCAGCCTCACTTGAAGAAACGGTGGCTTCTCTGGAGGAGCTTTCCGGCATGGTGAAGTTGAACTCTGAAAGTGCAAAAACCGCATCAGCTTTGTCGGCCGAAAGTTTTGCCGCATCCAAGGCCGGGGCCGAGTCCGTGCAGAAACTGATAGCCTCAATGGAGACATTAAAAGAATCCTCCGCGGCGATCCGGGATGTCAGCCAGGTGATCGATGATATTGCCTTTCAGACAAACCTGCTGGCTTTAAATGCCTCAGTGGAAGCAGCCAGAGCCGGAGAGATGGGAAAAGGTTTTGCGGTGGTTGCGGATGCTGTTCGGGGACTGGCGCAAAGAAGTGCCGATTCAGCCAAGGGCATATCCAAGATGATCGAAGAAAGTGTTTCCCGCATTCACGACGGCAGCAAGGCGGCGGCCGAAAGCGGTGAGCAGCTTCAAAAGTTTTTGGACTCAGCAAAAAAAGTGCTTGAGATCAATAACGAAATCGCCGGTGCCAGTCATGAACAGTCCCGCGGCATCACTTTGATCAGTGAAGCAATGAACAGGCTGGATCAGGCTTCACAAAAGAACGCCCAGGTCGCGCAGGAAGTGGCGCAGACCAGCGATCAAATGTCGCAGATGTCCCATGGGATGCAGGGGCTTGTGAGTGAATTAAAGTCCCTGGTCGGAAAGTAA